The following are from one region of the Actinopolyspora halophila DSM 43834 genome:
- a CDS encoding LacI family DNA-binding transcriptional regulator, which produces MPRGSGKVNLVDVARQAGVSLATASRVLNGSTRSVGTDLRERVRQAAARLDYSPSAPAQAMARGGTDVVGLVVPDIADPYFSTIAASIVRTAEPHGLIINLSTTERRFEREAEYVASLRRQQARGIVLVGSRTTNDEDLESLRTEVEAYTAAGGRVAAIGQHKLPADTVVVENRAGASSLAEKLVELGYREFAVLAGPADLITARDRLAGFRQGLREKGIELPRRNVLNGAFTRDGGYEAACELLDRGSGAECVFAVNDVMAVGALSAFRERGVRLPEELAVAGFDDIASLRDVWPSLTTVRIPLERLGEEALGFLLDEPADRARLRRFRGEVVVRASTPGIG; this is translated from the coding sequence ATGCCGCGCGGTTCCGGCAAGGTGAATCTGGTCGACGTGGCGCGCCAGGCCGGTGTGTCGTTGGCGACCGCGTCGCGGGTCCTCAACGGAAGCACCCGCAGCGTCGGTACCGACCTGCGGGAACGCGTTCGTCAGGCCGCGGCCAGGTTGGACTACTCGCCGAGCGCGCCCGCGCAGGCCATGGCCCGCGGCGGGACGGACGTCGTGGGACTGGTGGTTCCCGACATCGCCGATCCGTACTTCTCGACGATCGCCGCCAGCATCGTCCGCACCGCCGAACCCCACGGTCTGATCATCAACCTGTCCACCACCGAGCGTCGTTTCGAGCGCGAGGCCGAGTACGTGGCCTCGCTGCGCAGACAACAGGCGCGCGGCATCGTCCTCGTCGGCAGCCGCACCACCAACGACGAGGATCTGGAGTCGTTGCGCACGGAGGTCGAGGCCTACACGGCCGCGGGCGGGCGGGTTGCCGCTATCGGACAGCACAAGCTGCCTGCCGACACGGTGGTGGTGGAGAACCGTGCCGGGGCGAGCTCGCTGGCCGAGAAGCTCGTGGAACTGGGGTACCGCGAGTTCGCGGTCCTCGCCGGTCCCGCCGACCTGATCACGGCGCGGGACAGGCTGGCCGGGTTCCGGCAGGGACTGCGCGAGAAGGGAATCGAGCTGCCCCGCCGGAACGTGCTCAACGGCGCCTTCACCCGGGACGGTGGCTACGAGGCCGCCTGTGAGCTGCTCGATCGGGGCAGCGGTGCGGAGTGCGTGTTCGCGGTCAACGACGTCATGGCGGTGGGTGCCCTCTCCGCGTTCCGCGAGCGGGGGGTGCGCCTGCCCGAGGAGCTGGCCGTGGCCGGTTTCGACGACATCGCCAGTCTGCGGGACGTGTGGCCCTCGTTGACGACGGTGCGCATTCCGCTGGAGCGCCTCGGGGAGGAGGCGCTCGGCTTCCTGCTCGACGAGCCCGCGGACAGGGCGAGGTTGCGGCGTTTCCGGGGAGAAGTGGTCGTGCGGGCCAGCACGCCGGGAATTGGTTGA
- a CDS encoding dihydrodipicolinate synthase family protein yields MSYTIQLPGADGSLITHRLNEPIPRPAESTPPENRVAYAAAHVVGDPLGANAPGAPADVDWDSTMAFRRHLWSHGLGVAEAMDTAQRGMGLDWAATRELINRSAAEASEVGGRIAAGVGTDHLPPDVTDPEKITAGYAEQLEFTQHAGARVILMASRQLAAGARGAADYHKVYDRLLEDVQHPAILHWLGPSFDPALEGYWGSTDITEATETLLEILHAHSHRVEGVKVSLLDLEHEIRLRSRLPEGVRLYTGDDFNYPRLIKGENGSHSDALLGVFAAIAPAASAALRALDNGDETTFDEVLAPTVPLARHLFSAPTYYYKTGIAFLSWLSGHQPGFTMVGGLQSGRSTTHLAETFRLADLAGLFPDPELAVTRMRELLDVAGVPR; encoded by the coding sequence GTGTCGTACACCATCCAACTGCCAGGTGCGGACGGTTCGCTCATCACCCACCGGCTGAACGAACCGATTCCCCGACCGGCCGAATCCACCCCGCCCGAGAACCGCGTCGCCTACGCGGCCGCCCACGTCGTGGGCGACCCCCTCGGCGCCAACGCGCCGGGAGCCCCCGCCGATGTCGACTGGGACTCCACAATGGCCTTCCGCAGGCATCTCTGGAGCCACGGCCTCGGAGTCGCCGAGGCCATGGACACCGCACAACGCGGCATGGGACTGGACTGGGCCGCCACCCGCGAGCTGATCAACCGCAGCGCCGCCGAAGCCTCCGAGGTCGGCGGACGCATCGCCGCCGGTGTCGGAACGGACCACCTGCCCCCCGATGTCACCGACCCGGAAAAGATCACCGCAGGCTACGCGGAGCAGCTCGAGTTCACCCAACACGCGGGCGCGCGAGTGATCCTGATGGCGAGCAGACAACTCGCCGCCGGGGCGCGCGGCGCCGCCGACTACCACAAGGTCTACGACCGCCTGCTCGAAGACGTGCAACATCCGGCGATCCTGCACTGGCTCGGACCGTCCTTCGACCCCGCGCTGGAAGGCTACTGGGGATCGACGGACATCACCGAGGCCACCGAGACGCTGCTGGAGATCCTGCACGCGCACTCCCACCGGGTCGAGGGAGTGAAGGTGTCGCTGTTGGACCTCGAGCACGAGATCCGCCTGCGTTCCCGGCTCCCCGAAGGCGTGCGTCTCTACACCGGGGACGACTTCAACTACCCACGACTCATCAAAGGGGAGAACGGAAGCCACAGCGACGCGCTGCTCGGGGTGTTCGCCGCGATCGCCCCCGCGGCGTCCGCCGCGCTGCGCGCGCTGGACAACGGGGACGAGACCACCTTCGACGAGGTGCTGGCCCCGACGGTTCCGCTGGCCAGGCACCTGTTCTCCGCCCCCACCTACTACTACAAGACCGGGATCGCCTTCCTGTCGTGGCTCAGCGGGCACCAACCCGGGTTCACCATGGTCGGTGGGTTGCAGAGCGGACGCAGCACCACCCACCTCGCCGAGACCTTCCGACTCGCGGACCTCGCCGGTTTGTTCCCCGACCCGGAACTGGCCGTGACACGGATGCGTGAACTGCTCGATGTTGCGGGGGTGCCTCGTTGA
- a CDS encoding sugar phosphate isomerase/epimerase family protein produces MTDENTTPADLSINQKTLNSSSLSEVVDECATAGIPAVGLWRESVHEVGVGEAARLVKSAGLRVSSLCRGGFFTADSPERRRESLAENRRALEEAAELEAPCLVLVVGGLPTGSKDLVAARRGVAEVLAELAPLAEHYGVRLALEPLHPMYCADRAVLSTLDQALELAEPFPVEQVGVVVDTFHVWWDPRLFEQIERAGSRIASFQVCDWLTPLPADVLLGRGMMGDGHIDFAPIDTAVRQTGYSGDVEVEIFNADVWSRPAREVVETTVDRYRRLVRPR; encoded by the coding sequence TTGACCGACGAAAACACCACACCGGCCGATCTCTCGATCAACCAGAAGACGCTGAACAGCAGCTCGCTGTCCGAAGTCGTCGACGAGTGCGCGACGGCGGGCATCCCCGCTGTCGGCCTCTGGCGCGAGTCGGTCCACGAAGTCGGTGTCGGCGAAGCCGCCCGACTGGTGAAATCGGCGGGGCTGCGGGTCTCCTCGCTGTGTCGGGGTGGTTTCTTCACCGCCGACTCACCCGAGCGCAGACGCGAATCACTCGCGGAGAACCGGCGGGCCCTCGAAGAGGCGGCCGAGCTCGAGGCCCCGTGCCTGGTGCTGGTCGTGGGAGGTCTTCCCACGGGGTCGAAGGACCTGGTGGCGGCACGCCGCGGGGTCGCCGAGGTACTCGCGGAACTGGCTCCCCTCGCGGAGCACTACGGGGTGCGGCTGGCCCTCGAACCGCTGCATCCCATGTACTGCGCCGACCGCGCTGTGCTGTCCACGCTCGACCAGGCCCTCGAACTGGCCGAACCGTTCCCCGTGGAACAGGTCGGAGTCGTGGTGGACACCTTCCACGTCTGGTGGGACCCGCGACTGTTCGAACAGATCGAACGGGCCGGTTCGCGCATCGCCTCCTTCCAGGTGTGCGACTGGCTGACCCCGCTACCCGCCGACGTCCTGCTGGGCCGGGGGATGATGGGCGACGGACACATCGACTTCGCCCCGATCGACACCGCTGTCCGGCAGACCGGTTACTCGGGCGACGTGGAGGTCGAGATCTTCAACGCGGACGTGTGGTCCCGCCCCGCCCGCGAAGTCGTGGAAACGACCGTCGACAGGTACCGCCGTCTGGTACGTCCCCGCTGA
- a CDS encoding glycerate kinase encodes MRILAAPDKFRGSASAREVATAIASAATAHGAECVELPMADGGEGTLDAFGGANRRTTVTGPLHEPLEAGWRLTTDDRAVVEMATASGLAPAGGPEHNTPEAATTRGTGELIATALESGASRILVGLGGSATTDGGLGAVEVLEEFAPLDGRAGRPEVLLCCDVDTGFTAAAEVFGPQKGASALQRNRMTERLERLAAHYRDRFGVDVTGLAGGGAAGGLAGGLAALGAHPVSGFGTIAGELGLHTALDSADLVVTGEGKLDPESFTGKVVGGVTLAAEKRGVDVLAVVGTAAPEARGRIEVRDLSAEFGAAESFANTTECVRRSLAEHLSRTTPR; translated from the coding sequence ATGCGCATACTGGCCGCCCCGGACAAGTTCCGCGGCTCGGCGAGTGCCCGTGAGGTCGCCACCGCGATCGCGAGCGCGGCCACCGCGCACGGCGCGGAGTGCGTCGAGCTGCCGATGGCCGACGGCGGGGAGGGCACACTGGACGCTTTCGGCGGGGCGAACCGCCGAACCACGGTCACCGGACCGCTCCACGAACCCCTGGAGGCGGGGTGGCGGTTGACCACGGACGACCGTGCCGTGGTCGAAATGGCCACCGCCTCGGGCCTGGCTCCGGCCGGAGGCCCCGAGCACAACACACCGGAGGCGGCCACCACCAGGGGAACGGGCGAACTGATCGCCACGGCCCTGGAGTCCGGAGCCTCCCGGATCCTGGTCGGTCTGGGTGGTTCCGCCACCACCGACGGAGGACTCGGCGCCGTCGAGGTGCTGGAAGAGTTCGCTCCGCTCGACGGACGAGCTGGACGTCCCGAAGTGCTCCTCTGCTGCGATGTGGACACCGGGTTCACCGCGGCCGCCGAGGTGTTCGGCCCCCAGAAAGGAGCGAGCGCGCTCCAACGGAACCGGATGACCGAGCGACTGGAACGACTCGCCGCGCACTACCGGGACCGCTTCGGTGTCGACGTGACGGGTCTCGCCGGTGGCGGAGCGGCGGGAGGCCTGGCCGGCGGACTCGCCGCGCTGGGCGCACATCCGGTGTCCGGTTTCGGAACCATCGCCGGCGAACTCGGTCTGCACACCGCCCTGGACTCCGCCGACCTGGTGGTCACCGGGGAGGGCAAGCTCGACCCGGAGTCCTTCACGGGCAAAGTGGTCGGCGGTGTCACCCTCGCGGCGGAAAAGCGCGGCGTGGACGTGCTCGCCGTCGTGGGAACGGCTGCCCCCGAGGCGAGGGGACGGATCGAGGTCCGGGACCTGTCCGCGGAATTCGGGGCCGCGGAGTCCTTCGCGAACACCACCGAATGCGTCCGGAGAAGCCTCGCCGAACACCTGAGCCGCACGACACCGCGCTGA
- a CDS encoding LacI family DNA-binding transcriptional regulator yields the protein MVPAGGSSRNAGEISIKDVAHRAGVSIGTVSNALNRPDRVSADTRSRVRAVIDELGYVRSESARQLRSGNSRMIALLVLDMGNPFFVDLSRGAERAARNHGLGVMLCHSAQDPEAESLYLSMFAEQRVHGVLVTPAETSGDNLLSFRRHGIPYVFVDRVVDSDDACSVSVDDVAGGELAMRHLLENGHERVAYVSGPVELAQCADRLVGARRAIAEAGLSPEAMTVLDTERLDVQSGRDAGARLLGLRPRPTAVFCANDLLALGLLQAMFDAGVRVPEDLALIGYDDIEFAEAAAVPLTSVRQPAARMGATAAELLLRETEGEPDHEHESVVYSPELIVRRSTLHRRD from the coding sequence GTGGTGCCAGCCGGGGGAAGCAGCCGCAACGCGGGAGAGATCAGCATCAAGGACGTCGCCCATCGGGCCGGCGTGTCGATCGGGACCGTCTCCAACGCGCTGAACCGCCCCGATCGGGTCTCGGCCGACACCCGGTCCCGGGTTCGTGCGGTCATCGACGAGCTCGGTTACGTGCGTAGCGAGTCGGCCAGACAGCTTCGTTCGGGCAACAGCCGCATGATCGCGCTGCTGGTGCTCGACATGGGCAACCCGTTCTTCGTGGACCTGTCCCGGGGAGCCGAGCGGGCCGCGCGGAATCACGGCCTCGGGGTGATGCTGTGCCACAGCGCCCAGGACCCCGAGGCCGAATCGCTTTATCTGTCCATGTTCGCCGAGCAGCGGGTGCACGGGGTGCTCGTCACCCCCGCAGAGACCTCGGGCGACAATCTGCTGTCCTTTCGGCGGCACGGGATCCCGTACGTGTTCGTCGATCGGGTGGTCGACAGCGACGACGCCTGTTCCGTGTCGGTGGACGACGTGGCAGGCGGCGAACTGGCGATGCGCCATCTGCTGGAGAACGGCCACGAGCGCGTGGCCTACGTCAGTGGTCCCGTCGAACTGGCGCAGTGCGCGGACAGGCTCGTCGGAGCGCGTCGGGCCATCGCGGAAGCAGGACTGTCCCCCGAGGCGATGACGGTGCTGGACACGGAACGGCTGGACGTTCAGTCCGGGCGGGACGCGGGAGCACGGTTGTTGGGACTGCGTCCGCGTCCCACCGCGGTGTTCTGCGCCAACGATCTCCTGGCGCTCGGCCTGCTGCAGGCCATGTTCGACGCGGGGGTCCGGGTTCCCGAGGACCTGGCCCTGATCGGTTACGACGACATCGAGTTCGCCGAGGCAGCGGCAGTCCCGTTGACCTCGGTGCGGCAGCCGGCGGCGCGGATGGGCGCCACTGCCGCCGAGCTGTTGTTGCGTGAGACGGAGGGCGAGCCGGACCACGAGCACGAGAGTGTGGTCTACAGTCCGGAACTCATCGTTCGTCGTTCCACACTGCACCGGCGGGACTGA
- a CDS encoding bifunctional rhamnulose-1-phosphate aldolase/short-chain dehydrogenase, with the protein MNELPPEQAVSELLNRAHQLGADPRNTNYAGGNASAKATGTDPVTARPERLMWVKGSGGDLGTLEESGLAVLRLDRMRSLTEVYPGVEREDEMVEALDHCLHGKGGAAPSIDTAMHGLVEAEHVDHLHPDAGIALATAEDGPQLTEECFGDKVVWVPWRRPGFQLGLDIAAVRRENPNAVGVVLGGHGITAWGETSAQCRENSLWIIRTAERFLNERGSPEPFGPPVSANEALPAEQRRARAAELAPVIRGLVSTDNPRVGHYDDRDSVLEFLAGENHPQLADLGTSCPDHFLRTKVRPLVVDLPPTAPLEEVVERLRELHSAYRQRYREYYQRHADENSPAMRGADPTIVLVPGVGMFSFGKDKQTARVAGEFYVNAINVMHGAESVSRYQPIEESEKFRIEYWSLEEAKLARMPAPKPLAARVALVTGGASGIGKATAHRLCAEGACVVVVDRDVDSARELVDELGGSDRAVAVAADLTDEDDVSAAFRTAMLSFGGVDLVVNNAGLSVSKPLLETSTSDWDTQHDVMARGSFLVSREAARVMTSEGHGGDIVYVASKNSVFAGQNNVAYGSAKADQAHQVRLLAAELGEHGIRVNGVNPDGVVRGSGIFAGGWGAQRATHYGVGENELGEFYAQRTLLKREVLPENVAAAVFALVGGDLTHTTGTHVPVDSGVPAAFLR; encoded by the coding sequence ATGAACGAACTACCCCCCGAACAGGCGGTATCCGAGCTGCTGAACCGTGCACACCAGCTCGGGGCCGATCCACGCAACACCAACTATGCGGGAGGCAACGCCTCCGCCAAGGCCACCGGAACCGATCCGGTCACCGCGCGACCGGAACGTCTGATGTGGGTCAAGGGTTCCGGAGGTGACCTCGGAACACTCGAGGAGTCCGGACTGGCCGTGCTGCGTCTGGACCGCATGCGCTCCCTGACCGAGGTGTATCCGGGAGTCGAGCGCGAGGACGAGATGGTCGAGGCCCTCGACCACTGCCTGCACGGCAAGGGCGGGGCAGCGCCCTCGATCGACACCGCCATGCACGGGCTCGTCGAAGCCGAACACGTCGACCACCTGCACCCCGACGCGGGCATCGCCCTGGCCACGGCCGAGGACGGTCCACAGTTGACCGAGGAGTGCTTCGGCGACAAAGTGGTGTGGGTCCCGTGGCGACGGCCGGGATTCCAACTGGGTCTGGACATCGCCGCCGTACGACGGGAGAACCCGAACGCGGTCGGAGTCGTCCTCGGCGGGCACGGGATCACGGCCTGGGGCGAGACGAGCGCGCAGTGCCGGGAGAACTCGCTGTGGATCATCCGCACCGCCGAGCGGTTCCTGAACGAACGCGGCAGCCCCGAACCGTTCGGTCCGCCGGTGAGCGCGAACGAGGCACTGCCCGCGGAACAACGGCGCGCACGCGCGGCGGAGCTCGCCCCGGTGATCCGGGGACTGGTCTCGACCGACAACCCCCGGGTGGGCCACTACGACGACAGGGACTCGGTGCTGGAGTTCCTCGCGGGCGAGAACCATCCGCAGCTGGCCGACCTGGGAACCTCGTGCCCCGACCACTTCCTGCGCACCAAGGTGCGCCCCCTGGTCGTGGACCTTCCCCCCACCGCCCCGCTGGAGGAGGTCGTCGAACGGCTGCGGGAGCTGCACTCCGCCTACCGGCAACGCTACCGCGAGTACTACCAGCGCCACGCGGACGAGAACTCCCCCGCCATGCGCGGAGCCGACCCGACGATCGTCCTCGTGCCCGGGGTGGGGATGTTCTCCTTCGGCAAGGACAAGCAAACCGCCCGCGTCGCGGGCGAGTTCTACGTCAACGCGATCAACGTGATGCACGGGGCGGAGTCCGTCTCCCGCTATCAACCGATCGAGGAGTCCGAGAAGTTCCGGATCGAGTACTGGAGCCTCGAAGAGGCCAAACTCGCCCGCATGCCCGCCCCGAAGCCACTGGCCGCACGCGTCGCCCTCGTCACGGGTGGTGCCTCGGGAATCGGTAAGGCCACGGCACACAGGCTCTGCGCCGAAGGGGCCTGCGTCGTGGTGGTCGACCGCGACGTCGATTCCGCCCGGGAGCTCGTCGACGAGCTGGGCGGCTCGGACAGGGCCGTGGCGGTCGCCGCCGACCTCACCGACGAGGACGACGTCTCCGCCGCGTTCCGCACGGCCATGCTCTCCTTCGGCGGGGTCGACCTGGTGGTCAACAACGCCGGGCTGTCCGTCTCCAAACCACTGCTGGAAACCAGCACCTCGGACTGGGACACGCAGCACGACGTGATGGCCCGAGGTTCCTTCCTGGTGTCCAGGGAAGCCGCCCGGGTCATGACCTCCGAGGGGCACGGGGGCGACATCGTCTACGTCGCCAGCAAGAACTCCGTGTTCGCCGGGCAGAACAACGTGGCCTACGGATCGGCCAAGGCCGACCAGGCGCACCAGGTGCGGCTGCTGGCCGCCGAGCTCGGTGAGCACGGCATCCGGGTCAACGGCGTCAACCCCGACGGGGTGGTACGCGGCTCCGGCATCTTCGCGGGAGGCTGGGGAGCCCAGCGAGCGACCCACTACGGGGTCGGGGAAAACGAGCTCGGCGAGTTCTACGCCCAACGCACCCTGCTCAAGCGGGAAGTGCTGCCCGAGAACGTGGCCGCCGCGGTGTTCGCCCTGGTCGGTGGCGATCTGACGCACACCACGGGAACGCACGTGCCCGTCGACAGCGGTGTTCCGGCCGCCTTCCTGCGCTGA
- a CDS encoding rhamnulokinase, whose amino-acid sequence MTRTDFTCAAVDLGASSGRVVAGEVAAGKLELTELHRFPNSPSHTEAGLRWDISRIHREVLTGLDAAASYAPASVGIDSWAVDHGLLDETGNLLADPYHHRDTRTEGMVERVRELVPDEDLYRTTGLQRLPINTLYQLLASKESGQLESARTMLLLPDLLNYWLTGSIGAEITNASTTQLFDVLGDDWAHDLVRSLGLPTRLLPRPHAPGLRAGTLLAEVGTRTGLPAGLPVTSVASHDTASAVVAVPAETERFAYISCGTWSLVGLELDSPVLTEQSRAANFTNERGVEGTTRYLRNTMGLWLLQECLRCWRERGMRRELGELLDGAARLPAFRSVLDTDDPAFIASQDMPTAIATACANAGEPVPETPEQTVRCVLESLALAHRTTVRDAARLADHEVEVVHMVGGGSRNDLLCQLTADACGLPVVAGPAEATALGNVLVQARAHGAAGNRAAARELVAETQPLRRFEPTGEARGWSTVEARVHGNRQRDHSVDSTSG is encoded by the coding sequence ATGACGAGGACGGATTTCACCTGCGCGGCTGTCGACCTGGGCGCCTCGAGCGGGCGCGTGGTGGCGGGTGAGGTGGCTGCCGGAAAGCTCGAGCTGACCGAGCTGCACCGGTTCCCGAACAGCCCCTCACACACGGAAGCGGGACTGCGCTGGGACATCTCCCGGATCCACCGGGAGGTCCTCACGGGGTTGGATGCCGCCGCCTCCTATGCCCCGGCCTCGGTGGGTATCGACAGCTGGGCCGTGGACCACGGCCTGCTGGACGAGACGGGGAACCTGCTCGCCGACCCTTACCACCACCGGGACACCAGGACCGAGGGCATGGTGGAGCGGGTACGCGAACTGGTACCCGACGAAGACCTCTACCGGACCACCGGGCTGCAACGACTGCCCATCAACACCCTGTACCAGCTTCTCGCCTCCAAGGAGAGCGGACAGCTCGAGTCGGCACGGACCATGCTGCTGCTGCCCGACCTGTTGAACTACTGGCTCACCGGAAGCATCGGGGCCGAGATCACCAACGCCTCGACCACGCAGCTGTTCGACGTGCTGGGCGACGACTGGGCACACGACCTCGTGCGAAGTCTGGGGCTGCCCACCCGGCTGCTCCCCCGACCACACGCCCCCGGCCTGCGTGCGGGCACGCTGCTCGCGGAGGTAGGCACCCGGACCGGGCTGCCCGCGGGATTACCGGTCACCTCCGTGGCCTCGCACGACACTGCCTCCGCCGTCGTGGCGGTACCCGCCGAGACCGAACGTTTCGCCTACATCTCCTGCGGCACCTGGTCGCTGGTCGGTCTCGAACTCGACTCACCCGTGCTCACCGAGCAATCGCGCGCTGCGAACTTCACCAACGAACGCGGTGTCGAGGGCACCACCCGCTACCTGCGCAACACGATGGGCCTGTGGCTGTTGCAGGAGTGCCTGCGTTGCTGGCGGGAGCGGGGAATGCGGCGGGAGCTGGGCGAGTTGCTCGACGGAGCCGCCCGCCTGCCCGCCTTCCGCAGTGTGCTGGACACCGACGATCCTGCCTTCATCGCTTCCCAGGACATGCCCACAGCCATAGCCACGGCCTGCGCGAACGCGGGGGAGCCCGTCCCGGAGACCCCGGAGCAGACCGTTCGCTGCGTACTCGAAAGCCTGGCCCTGGCTCATCGGACCACCGTGCGCGACGCCGCGCGGCTGGCCGACCACGAGGTCGAGGTGGTGCACATGGTCGGCGGGGGCAGCCGTAACGACCTGCTGTGCCAACTGACCGCCGATGCCTGCGGACTTCCCGTGGTCGCCGGCCCCGCCGAGGCCACAGCGCTGGGCAACGTGCTGGTCCAGGCCCGCGCCCACGGCGCGGCGGGAAACCGGGCCGCGGCGCGTGAGCTCGTGGCCGAGACCCAGCCCCTGCGGCGCTTCGAACCCACCGGTGAGGCGCGGGGCTGGAGCACCGTCGAAGCCCGGGTGCACGGCAACCGCCAACGCGACCACAGCGTGGACTCCACTTCGGGCTGA
- a CDS encoding DUF5313 family protein — protein MSRERPNLPQWLWYAYGGRLPARCREWVLHDITCRTWALRHVARALVQVSPGLLLLLLPGPLWISAMSLLGGVIMAVWYSASAMVETCEHRLAKHGYPVGTGKAKRAEANAELLAEREARYAALYRNQPEQR, from the coding sequence ATGAGCCGAGAACGCCCCAATCTCCCGCAGTGGCTGTGGTACGCCTACGGCGGTCGCCTGCCCGCACGTTGCCGGGAGTGGGTGCTGCACGACATCACGTGTCGCACCTGGGCGCTGCGGCACGTCGCCCGCGCGCTCGTCCAGGTGTCGCCCGGCCTGTTGCTGTTGCTGCTTCCGGGGCCGCTCTGGATCAGCGCCATGTCACTGCTCGGAGGAGTGATCATGGCGGTGTGGTATTCCGCTTCGGCAATGGTGGAAACCTGCGAACACCGTCTCGCCAAGCACGGCTATCCGGTCGGAACGGGGAAGGCGAAACGAGCCGAGGCCAATGCGGAGCTGTTGGCCGAGCGGGAAGCCCGCTACGCCGCCCTGTACCGGAATCAGCCGGAGCAGCGGTAA
- the fmdA gene encoding formamidase has translation MPRTVFHVDQAKSMRDQATPGHNRWHPDIPAVAEVRPGDEFRVECKDWTDGQVHDDDSANDVRDMVLDHNHMLSGPIAVAGAEPGDLLVVDYLDIGPAHTVDRGKGEQAGQGWGYTGIFARDNGGGFLTDHYPEAGKAVWDFHGRFATSRHLPGVRIASNIHPGLAGCAPSAELLAAWNRREQALIDTDPHRVPPLALPPLETNSLLGSLTGGERDRVAREGARTVPPREHGGNVDIKNLGIGSRVYYPVYVPGAKFSIGDLHFAQGDGEISFCGAVEMGGHVDIGVDLIKGGMRAYNATTPIFRPGRQEPRYNEFVSFVGISVDESGDQHYMNATVAYRRACLQAIAYLEQFGYTGRQAYLILCAAPIEGRVSGIVDIPNACCSLYLPTEIFDFDVRPGADGPVAADRGECALAD, from the coding sequence ATGCCGCGGACCGTCTTCCACGTCGACCAGGCGAAATCGATGCGCGATCAGGCAACTCCCGGGCACAACCGGTGGCACCCGGACATCCCCGCCGTGGCCGAGGTCCGTCCCGGCGACGAGTTCCGCGTCGAGTGCAAGGACTGGACCGACGGACAGGTCCACGACGACGACTCGGCCAACGACGTCAGGGACATGGTCCTCGACCACAACCACATGCTCAGCGGGCCCATCGCCGTGGCCGGAGCCGAGCCGGGCGATCTGCTCGTCGTCGACTACCTCGACATCGGACCCGCGCACACCGTCGACCGCGGCAAGGGCGAGCAGGCTGGGCAGGGCTGGGGATACACCGGCATCTTCGCCCGCGACAACGGAGGCGGTTTCCTCACCGACCACTACCCCGAGGCGGGCAAGGCGGTCTGGGACTTCCACGGCCGCTTCGCGACCTCCCGGCACCTTCCCGGAGTACGCATCGCCTCCAACATCCACCCGGGACTGGCCGGGTGCGCCCCCTCGGCGGAGCTGCTGGCCGCGTGGAACCGTCGGGAGCAGGCGCTGATCGACACCGACCCGCACCGGGTTCCCCCGCTGGCGTTGCCGCCGCTGGAGACGAACAGCCTGCTCGGTTCGCTCACCGGTGGGGAACGGGACCGCGTGGCCCGGGAGGGTGCTCGCACGGTTCCCCCACGCGAACACGGCGGCAACGTCGACATCAAGAATCTCGGCATCGGCTCGCGCGTCTACTACCCGGTCTACGTACCGGGTGCCAAGTTCTCCATCGGGGACCTGCACTTCGCCCAGGGCGACGGTGAGATCAGCTTCTGCGGTGCGGTGGAGATGGGCGGACACGTCGACATCGGGGTCGATCTCATCAAGGGCGGAATGCGCGCGTACAACGCCACCACACCGATCTTCCGCCCGGGACGGCAGGAGCCACGTTACAACGAGTTCGTCTCCTTCGTCGGTATCTCGGTCGACGAATCGGGCGATCAGCACTACATGAACGCCACGGTCGCCTACCGCCGCGCCTGCCTACAGGCCATCGCCTACCTCGAGCAGTTCGGCTACACCGGCAGGCAGGCGTACCTGATCCTGTGCGCGGCGCCGATCGAAGGCCGGGTCAGCGGCATCGTCGACATCCCCAACGCCTGCTGCTCCCTGTACCTGCCCACGGAGATCTTCGACTTCGACGTCCGTCCCGGCGCCGACGGCCCCGTCGCCGCCGATCGGGGGGAGTGCGCCCTCGCGGACTGA